One Lemur catta isolate mLemCat1 chromosome 15, mLemCat1.pri, whole genome shotgun sequence genomic window carries:
- the NBR1 gene encoding next to BRCA1 gene 1 protein isoform X1: MELQVTLNVTFKNETQSFLVSDPENTTWADVEAMVKVSFDLNTIQIKYLDEENEEVSINSQGEYEEALKMAVKQGNQLQMQVHEGHHVADEAPAPVIAEKRLAARAGKKPLAHYSSLVRVLGSDMKTAEEPAAQLFPLAPCDTDQPQDKPPDWFTSYLETFREQVVKETVEKLEQKLHEKLVLQNPSLGSCPSEVSMPISEETLFVPENQFTWHIACSNCQRRIVGVRYQCSLCPSYNICEDCEAGPYTHDTNHVLLKLRRPVAGSSEPFSHSKYSTTRLPAALEQVRLQKQVDKNFLKAEKQRLRAEKKQRKAEVKELKKQLKLHRKIHLWNSIHGLQIPKSPLGRPESLLQANTLMLPLQPCAPVMPMLSAAFVDENLPDGTHLQPGTKFIKHWRMKNTGNVKWSADTKLKFMWGNLTLASTEKKDVLVPCLKAGHVGVVSVEFIAPALEGTYTSHWRLSHKGQQFGPRVWCSIIVDPFPSEESPNNIEKAMISSSKTDDLTCQQEEAFLLAKEEIQLGEVTEQAEGTGTCIPQKTKNIASERELYIPSVDLLTAQDLLSFELLDINIVQELERVPHNTPVDMTPCMSPLPHDSPLIEKPGLGQIQEESEGAEFKALPDSTVSGNRKADNVASVEEAEEDLSGTQFVCETVIRSLTLDAAPDHNPPCRQKSLQMKFASSEEGPPEDEREEIVHIAEEEVVVEEEEEDEEDELKDEVKSQSSASSEDYIIILPECFDTSRPLGDSMYSSALSQPGLERGAEAEPGVEAGPEPAETGERLPGGENQPQEHSISDILMTSQTLETVPLIPEVVGLPPLLPRSPSCVQHHGSLGVDIPVTIPDVSSVSDQSRGEPRGSSGLVNSRQKSYDHSRHYHGSGIAGGLVKGALSVAASAYKALFAGPPVTAQPIVSEDQTAALMAHLFEMGFCDRQLNLRLLKKHNYNILQVVTELLQVNNNDWYSHRY, encoded by the exons ATGGAACTACAGGTTACTttaaatgtgacttttaaaaatgaaactcaaaGTTTTCTGGTTTCTGATCCAGAAAATACAACTTGGGCTGATGTCGAAGCTATG GTAAAAGTTTCATTTGATCTGAACactattcaaataaaatacctggatgaggaaaatgaagag gtaTCCATCAACAGTCAAG gAGAATATGAAGAAGCACTTAAG ATGGCAGTTAAGCAGGGAAACCAGCTGCAGATGCAAGTCCATGAAGGGCACCATGTTGCCGATGAAGCCCCAGCCCCAGTTATAGCAGAAAAACGTCTCGCTGCCAGGGCAGGGAAGAAGCCACTTGCACATTACTCTTCACTGGTGAGAGTCTTGGGATCAGACATGAAGACCGCAGAGGAGCCTGCAGCACAG TTGTTTCCACTTGCTCCATGTGACACAGACCAGCCTCAAGACAAGCCCCCAGACTGGTTCACAAGCTACCTAGAGACA TTCAGAGAGCAAGTGGTTAAAGAAACAGTTGAAAAGCTTGAACAGAAATTACATGAGAAGCTTGTCCTCCAGAACCCATCCTTGGGTTCTTGTCCCTCAGAAGTCTCAATGCCTATTTCAGAGGAAACGCTGTTTGTGCCAGAAAACCAGTTCACCTGGCATATTGCTTGCAGCAACTGCCAAAGAAGGATTGTTGGTGTGCGCTACCAGTGTAG CCTATGCCCATCCTACAATATCTGTGAAGATTGTGAAGCGGGGCCATATACCCATGACACTAACCATGTCCTGCTAAAGTTGCGGAGACCTGTTGCGGGTTCCTCTGAACCATTTTCTCACTCAAAGTACTCTACTACTCGTCTTCCTGCTGCTCTGGAACAAGTCAG gcTCCAGAAACAGGTTGATAAGAACTTTCTTAAAGCAGAAAAGCAAAGGTTACGCGCTGAGAAGAAACAACGCAAAGCAGAGGTCAAGGAACTTAAAAAGCAGCTGAAGCTCCACAGGAAGATTCATCTGTGGAATTCGATCCATGGACTCCAGATCCCCAAGTCTCCTTTGGGCCGACCTGAGAGCTTGCTCCAGGCTAATACCCTAAT GCTCCCTTTGCAACCATGTGCCCCAGTTATGCCAATGCTCAGTGCAGCATTTGTGGATGAGAATTTGCCTGATGGGACTCACCTTCAGCCAGGAACTAAGTTTATCAAACACTGGAGGATGAAAAATACAGGAAACGTAAAGTGGAGTGCAGACACAAAG CTCAAGTTCATGTGGGGAAACCTGACTTTGGCCtctacagaaaagaaagatgttTTGGTTCCCTGCCTGAAGGCCGGCCATGTAGGAGTTGTGTCTGTGGAGTTCATCGCCCCAGCGTTGGAGGGAACATATACTTCCCATTGGCGTCTTTCTCACAAAGGCCAGCAGTTTGGGCCCCGGGTCTGGTGCAGTATCATAGTGGATCCTTTCCCTTCTGAAGAGAGCCCTAACAACATTGAAAAGGCCATGATCAGCTCAAGCAAAACTGATGATCTCACCTGTCAGCAAGAG GAAGCTTTTCTTCTGGCTAAAGAAGAAATTCAGCTTGGTGAAGTGACTGAGCAGGCAGAAGGGACAGGAACCTGCATCCCACAGAAGACAAAAAACATTGCCAGTGAGAGGGAACTCTACATCCCATCCGTGGACCTGCTGACTGCCCAG GACCTGCTGTCCTTTGAGCTGTTGGATATAAACATTGTTCAAGAGTTAGAGAGAGTACCCCACAACACCCCTGTAG ATATGACTCCCTGCATGTCTCCTCTGCCACATGACAGTCCTTTAATAGAGAAGCCAGGCTTGGGGCAGATACAGGAAGAGAGTGAAGGGGCAGAATTTAAAGCACTTCCTG ATTCCACAGTGTCAGGAAACAGGAAGGCTGACAATGTTGCATCAGTGGAGGAAGCAGAAGAAGACCTGAGTGGGACCCAGTTTGTGTGTGAGACTGTAATCCGATCCCTTACTTTGGATGCTGCCCCAGATCACAACCCACCTTGCAGACAGAAGTCTCTGCAGA TGAAATTTGCCTCGTCTGAAGAGGGACCACCTGAAGATGAGAGGGAAGAGATTGTCCATATCGCTGAGGAAGAAGTTGtcgtggaggaagaggaggaggatgaggaggatgagCTCAAAGATGAAGTTAAGAGTCAGTCCTCTGCTTCCTCAGAGGATTACATCATCATCCTTCCTGAGTGCTTTGATACCAGCCGCCCCCTGGGGGACTCCATGTACAGCTCTGCActctcccagccaggcctggaGCGGGGGGCTGAAGCCGAGCCTGGGGTTGAGGCTGGGCCGGAACCAGCTGAGACTGGGGAGAGACTCCCTGGCGGGGAGAACCAGCCACAGGAGCACAGCATCAGTGACATCCTCATGACCTCACAGACTCTGGAAACAGTGCCCCTAATCCCAGAGGTAGTGGGGCTTCCACCACTATTGCCCAG GAGCCCTTCTTGTGTACAGCATCATGGTTCCCTAGGAGTGGACATACCAGTTACCATACCAGATGTTTCTTCAGTGTCTGATCAGAGCAGAGGAG AGCCCAGAGGCTCATCAGGACTTGTAAACAGCAGACAGAAGAGCTATGACCACTCAAG GCACTACCATGGGAGCGGCATTGCTGGCGGACTGGTGAAGGGGGCTCTGTCTGTTGCTGCCTCTGCATACAAGGCCCTGTTTGCTGGGCCACCAGTCACTGCACAG CCAATAGTTTCTGAAGATCAAACGGCAGCCCTGATGGCCCACCTCTTTGAAATGGGATTCTGTGACCGGCAGCTAAACCTAAGGCTGCTGAAGAAACACAACTACAATATCCTGCAAGTTGTAACAGAACTTCTTCAGGTCAACAACAATGACTGGTACAGCCACCGCTATTGA
- the NBR1 gene encoding next to BRCA1 gene 1 protein isoform X2: MELQVTLNVTFKNETQSFLVSDPENTTWADVEAMVKVSFDLNTIQIKYLDEENEEVSINSQGEYEEALKMAVKQGNQLQMQVHEGHHVADEAPAPVIAEKRLAARAGKKPLAHYSSLVRVLGSDMKTAEEPAAQLFPLAPCDTDQPQDKPPDWFTSYLETFREQVVKETVEKLEQKLHEKLVLQNPSLGSCPSEVSMPISEETLFVPENQFTWHIACSNCQRRIVGVRYQCSLCPSYNICEDCEAGPYTHDTNHVLLKLRRPVAGSSEPFSHSKYSTTRLPAALEQVRLQKQVDKNFLKAEKQRLRAEKKQRKAEVKELKKQLKLHRKIHLWNSIHGLQIPKSPLGRPESLLQANTLMLPLQPCAPVMPMLSAAFVDENLPDGTHLQPGTKFIKHWRMKNTGNVKWSADTKLKFMWGNLTLASTEKKDVLVPCLKAGHVGVVSVEFIAPALEGTYTSHWRLSHKGQQFGPRVWCSIIVDPFPSEESPNNIEKAMISSSKTDDLTCQQEEAFLLAKEEIQLGEVTEQAEGTGTCIPQKTKNIASERELYIPSVDLLTAQDLLSFELLDINIVQELERVPHNTPVDMTPCMSPLPHDSPLIEKPGLGQIQEESEGAEFKALPDSTVSGNRKADNVASVEEAEEDLSGTQFVCETVIRSLTLDAAPDHNPPCRQKSLQMKFASSEEGPPEDEREEIVHIAEEEVVVEEEEEDEEDELKDEVKSQSSASSEDYIIILPECFDTSRPLGDSMYSSALSQPGLERGAEAEPGVEAGPEPAETGERLPGGENQPQEHSISDILMTSQTLETVPLIPEVVGLPPLLPRSPSCVQHHGSLGVDIPVTIPDVSSVSDQSRGGTTMGAALLADW; the protein is encoded by the exons ATGGAACTACAGGTTACTttaaatgtgacttttaaaaatgaaactcaaaGTTTTCTGGTTTCTGATCCAGAAAATACAACTTGGGCTGATGTCGAAGCTATG GTAAAAGTTTCATTTGATCTGAACactattcaaataaaatacctggatgaggaaaatgaagag gtaTCCATCAACAGTCAAG gAGAATATGAAGAAGCACTTAAG ATGGCAGTTAAGCAGGGAAACCAGCTGCAGATGCAAGTCCATGAAGGGCACCATGTTGCCGATGAAGCCCCAGCCCCAGTTATAGCAGAAAAACGTCTCGCTGCCAGGGCAGGGAAGAAGCCACTTGCACATTACTCTTCACTGGTGAGAGTCTTGGGATCAGACATGAAGACCGCAGAGGAGCCTGCAGCACAG TTGTTTCCACTTGCTCCATGTGACACAGACCAGCCTCAAGACAAGCCCCCAGACTGGTTCACAAGCTACCTAGAGACA TTCAGAGAGCAAGTGGTTAAAGAAACAGTTGAAAAGCTTGAACAGAAATTACATGAGAAGCTTGTCCTCCAGAACCCATCCTTGGGTTCTTGTCCCTCAGAAGTCTCAATGCCTATTTCAGAGGAAACGCTGTTTGTGCCAGAAAACCAGTTCACCTGGCATATTGCTTGCAGCAACTGCCAAAGAAGGATTGTTGGTGTGCGCTACCAGTGTAG CCTATGCCCATCCTACAATATCTGTGAAGATTGTGAAGCGGGGCCATATACCCATGACACTAACCATGTCCTGCTAAAGTTGCGGAGACCTGTTGCGGGTTCCTCTGAACCATTTTCTCACTCAAAGTACTCTACTACTCGTCTTCCTGCTGCTCTGGAACAAGTCAG gcTCCAGAAACAGGTTGATAAGAACTTTCTTAAAGCAGAAAAGCAAAGGTTACGCGCTGAGAAGAAACAACGCAAAGCAGAGGTCAAGGAACTTAAAAAGCAGCTGAAGCTCCACAGGAAGATTCATCTGTGGAATTCGATCCATGGACTCCAGATCCCCAAGTCTCCTTTGGGCCGACCTGAGAGCTTGCTCCAGGCTAATACCCTAAT GCTCCCTTTGCAACCATGTGCCCCAGTTATGCCAATGCTCAGTGCAGCATTTGTGGATGAGAATTTGCCTGATGGGACTCACCTTCAGCCAGGAACTAAGTTTATCAAACACTGGAGGATGAAAAATACAGGAAACGTAAAGTGGAGTGCAGACACAAAG CTCAAGTTCATGTGGGGAAACCTGACTTTGGCCtctacagaaaagaaagatgttTTGGTTCCCTGCCTGAAGGCCGGCCATGTAGGAGTTGTGTCTGTGGAGTTCATCGCCCCAGCGTTGGAGGGAACATATACTTCCCATTGGCGTCTTTCTCACAAAGGCCAGCAGTTTGGGCCCCGGGTCTGGTGCAGTATCATAGTGGATCCTTTCCCTTCTGAAGAGAGCCCTAACAACATTGAAAAGGCCATGATCAGCTCAAGCAAAACTGATGATCTCACCTGTCAGCAAGAG GAAGCTTTTCTTCTGGCTAAAGAAGAAATTCAGCTTGGTGAAGTGACTGAGCAGGCAGAAGGGACAGGAACCTGCATCCCACAGAAGACAAAAAACATTGCCAGTGAGAGGGAACTCTACATCCCATCCGTGGACCTGCTGACTGCCCAG GACCTGCTGTCCTTTGAGCTGTTGGATATAAACATTGTTCAAGAGTTAGAGAGAGTACCCCACAACACCCCTGTAG ATATGACTCCCTGCATGTCTCCTCTGCCACATGACAGTCCTTTAATAGAGAAGCCAGGCTTGGGGCAGATACAGGAAGAGAGTGAAGGGGCAGAATTTAAAGCACTTCCTG ATTCCACAGTGTCAGGAAACAGGAAGGCTGACAATGTTGCATCAGTGGAGGAAGCAGAAGAAGACCTGAGTGGGACCCAGTTTGTGTGTGAGACTGTAATCCGATCCCTTACTTTGGATGCTGCCCCAGATCACAACCCACCTTGCAGACAGAAGTCTCTGCAGA TGAAATTTGCCTCGTCTGAAGAGGGACCACCTGAAGATGAGAGGGAAGAGATTGTCCATATCGCTGAGGAAGAAGTTGtcgtggaggaagaggaggaggatgaggaggatgagCTCAAAGATGAAGTTAAGAGTCAGTCCTCTGCTTCCTCAGAGGATTACATCATCATCCTTCCTGAGTGCTTTGATACCAGCCGCCCCCTGGGGGACTCCATGTACAGCTCTGCActctcccagccaggcctggaGCGGGGGGCTGAAGCCGAGCCTGGGGTTGAGGCTGGGCCGGAACCAGCTGAGACTGGGGAGAGACTCCCTGGCGGGGAGAACCAGCCACAGGAGCACAGCATCAGTGACATCCTCATGACCTCACAGACTCTGGAAACAGTGCCCCTAATCCCAGAGGTAGTGGGGCTTCCACCACTATTGCCCAG GAGCCCTTCTTGTGTACAGCATCATGGTTCCCTAGGAGTGGACATACCAGTTACCATACCAGATGTTTCTTCAGTGTCTGATCAGAGCAGAGGAG GCACTACCATGGGAGCGGCATTGCTGGCGGACTGGTGA